A DNA window from Gillisia sp. Hel1_33_143 contains the following coding sequences:
- a CDS encoding fumarylacetoacetate hydrolase family protein — translation MKIICIGRNYGAHISELQNEKPKDPVIFLKPDTAILLKKQPFFIPDFSNDVHYEVEVLVKIKKVGKYIQSNFAHKYYDEVGLGIDFTARDLQNELKEKGLPWEKAKSFDGAAVIGEKWIDKNAFQNINNVNFSLEKNQQKVQSGNTSDMLWKIDEIIAYVSQYFTLKIGDIIFTGTPEGVGKVEPNDRLTGFLEKEEMFSIQVK, via the coding sequence ATGAAAATAATCTGTATTGGTAGAAATTATGGAGCTCATATTTCTGAGCTTCAGAATGAAAAGCCTAAAGATCCGGTAATATTTCTTAAGCCTGATACCGCTATTTTATTAAAAAAGCAACCTTTCTTTATTCCAGATTTCAGTAATGATGTGCATTATGAGGTGGAAGTGTTGGTTAAAATCAAGAAAGTAGGAAAATATATTCAGTCCAACTTTGCTCATAAATATTACGATGAAGTAGGTTTAGGAATAGATTTTACTGCCAGAGACCTTCAAAATGAATTGAAAGAAAAGGGGTTACCCTGGGAAAAGGCGAAATCTTTTGATGGAGCAGCGGTTATTGGTGAGAAATGGATAGATAAAAATGCTTTTCAGAATATAAATAATGTTAACTTTAGCTTAGAAAAGAATCAACAAAAGGTTCAATCGGGCAATACTTCAGATATGTTATGGAAGATAGATGAGATCATCGCCTATGTTTCGCAATATTTTACACTGAAAATTGGCGATATTATTTTCACCGGAACTCCAGAAGGAGTAGGTAAAGTAGAGCCTAATGATAGGTTGACAGGATTTTTAGAAAAAGAAGAAATGTTTTCAATTCAAGTAAAATAG
- a CDS encoding Hpt domain-containing protein, producing MSKSYNLDSVNEMAGGDEDFLKIIVQTFLEEIPPDVNSMIEAIDNDNPSLAYQFAHKMKPNLELFGLQLMDQVLIIEAWSKENKNDASAKEAGNKISKKVSLAEIELKNDFGL from the coding sequence ATGAGTAAAAGTTACAACTTAGACAGCGTGAATGAAATGGCTGGGGGAGATGAGGATTTTTTAAAGATCATTGTACAAACCTTTTTAGAAGAGATCCCGCCAGATGTTAATTCTATGATCGAAGCAATAGATAATGATAACCCTAGTTTGGCTTACCAGTTTGCTCATAAGATGAAGCCAAATCTAGAATTATTTGGATTACAATTAATGGATCAGGTTCTTATTATAGAGGCTTGGTCTAAAGAAAATAAAAATGATGCCAGCGCCAAGGAAGCTGGTAATAAGATCTCTAAAAAAGTCTCTTTAGCAGAAATAGAGCTAAAAAATGATTTCGGTTTATAA
- a CDS encoding competence/damage-inducible protein A, with protein MTAEIITIGDEILIGQIVDTNSVFIAKELNKIGISVNQITSIQDNREHILSTLKDANLRADLVIITGGLGPTKDDITKHTFCEYFEDHLVKDQSVLDHIENLFEKIVSTPISDMNRDQAMVLSKSTVLFNKYGTAPGIWIEKDKTVFVAMPGVPFEMKSLMEYEVIPKLISDFNRPFIYHKTIRTYGLGESAIAQRIEAWEEALPAHIKLAYLPSYGSVRLRLSGKGDNEEKLKESIEVEFEKIYPLLEDILPSKDGEDQDIAMSINNLLASKQQSLCFAESCTGGELAAAFTLNPGASRCFKGGLVTYATKMKEDILNVPANIIEKYSVVSGEVAEKMAENAKKLFNSDYAISTTGNAGPAKGDSDVEIGTVFIGVATPDRVFSVEYQLGKNREQVVNKAVNKAFELLLKELNHN; from the coding sequence ATGACGGCAGAGATTATTACTATTGGTGATGAAATTTTGATCGGTCAGATCGTGGATACAAATTCTGTTTTTATTGCCAAAGAGCTAAATAAGATCGGAATTTCTGTAAATCAGATCACTTCTATACAGGATAATAGAGAACATATTCTTTCTACGCTTAAGGATGCTAATTTAAGAGCAGATCTGGTAATAATTACTGGAGGTCTTGGGCCCACAAAAGACGACATTACAAAACATACTTTTTGTGAGTATTTTGAAGATCATTTAGTAAAAGATCAATCTGTGCTGGATCATATAGAAAATCTTTTTGAAAAGATAGTTTCTACTCCAATTTCAGATATGAACCGAGACCAAGCAATGGTTCTTTCTAAATCTACAGTGCTTTTTAATAAATACGGAACGGCACCGGGAATCTGGATCGAAAAGGATAAGACTGTTTTTGTTGCTATGCCCGGCGTGCCTTTTGAAATGAAATCTTTGATGGAGTATGAGGTTATACCTAAGTTAATATCAGATTTTAATAGGCCTTTCATTTATCATAAAACCATTAGAACTTATGGGCTAGGGGAGAGCGCTATTGCCCAGAGGATCGAAGCATGGGAGGAAGCACTACCTGCACATATAAAGCTAGCGTATTTACCTAGTTATGGTTCTGTGCGATTAAGACTTTCCGGGAAGGGGGATAATGAAGAAAAATTAAAAGAAAGTATTGAGGTAGAGTTTGAAAAGATCTATCCACTTTTAGAGGATATTTTGCCTAGTAAAGATGGAGAAGATCAAGATATAGCTATGAGCATTAATAATCTTCTAGCATCTAAGCAACAATCACTTTGTTTTGCCGAGAGTTGTACAGGAGGAGAATTGGCTGCGGCTTTTACATTAAATCCTGGGGCTTCTAGATGTTTTAAAGGCGGATTGGTTACTTACGCCACAAAAATGAAAGAAGATATCCTTAATGTACCAGCTAATATTATTGAAAAATATAGTGTGGTAAGTGGGGAAGTGGCAGAAAAAATGGCAGAAAATGCTAAGAAGCTCTTTAATTCTGATTACGCTATTTCTACCACTGGAAATGCCGGCCCTGCTAAAGGAGACAGTGATGTAGAGATTGGTACTGTTTTTATAGGAGTTGCTACTCCAGATCGAGTTTTTTCTGTGGAATATCAACTAGGGAAAAATAGAGAGCAAGTGGTGAATAAGGCGGTGAATAAAGCTTTTGAATTACTCCTTAAAGAATTGAACCATAATTGA
- the rpmB gene encoding 50S ribosomal protein L28: MSRVCELTGKRAMVGNNVSHAMNKTKRRFNINLLKKRFYIPEEDRWVTLKVSASALKNINKKGISAVMKEAREKGYLTK, translated from the coding sequence ATGTCAAGAGTTTGTGAGCTTACAGGTAAAAGAGCAATGGTAGGGAACAATGTTTCTCACGCCATGAACAAAACCAAGCGTAGATTTAATATCAACTTATTAAAGAAGCGTTTTTATATTCCTGAGGAAGATAGATGGGTAACTTTAAAGGTTTCTGCATCTGCACTAAAAAACATCAATAAAAAAGGTATCTCTGCTGTTATGAAAGAAGCGAGAGAAAAAGGTTATTTAACTAAATAA
- the rpmG gene encoding 50S ribosomal protein L33: MAKKGNRIQVILECTEHKESGRPGTSRYITTKNKKNTPDRMELKKFNPILKKMTVHKEIK, encoded by the coding sequence ATGGCAAAGAAAGGTAACAGAATACAGGTAATCTTAGAATGTACAGAGCACAAAGAATCTGGTAGACCAGGTACTTCAAGATATATTACAACAAAAAATAAAAAGAACACGCCAGATAGAATGGAGTTAAAGAAATTTAACCCAATTCTTAAGAAAATGACTGTTCATAAAGAAATTAAATAA
- a CDS encoding DUF4295 domain-containing protein encodes MAKKSVASLQTGSKRLTKAIKMVKSPKTGAYTFVEAIMVPENVNDFLSKK; translated from the coding sequence ATGGCAAAGAAATCAGTAGCATCATTACAAACAGGTTCCAAGAGATTGACTAAAGCCATCAAAATGGTAAAATCACCTAAAACAGGTGCATATACTTTTGTGGAAGCAATTATGGTCCCAGAGAACGTAAATGACTTTTTAAGCAAAAAGTAA